The following DNA comes from Maridesulfovibrio bastinii DSM 16055.
TACCTTCTTAAGCATCGCGACTATCTGAATGAAATAAAAAAACGTATGAGATTTTGCCTTATGGATGACCGGCAGAAAATAAATTGAGTCCTATTTTAAATTGGACCTAACCGTTTTTATGCAACTATTTATGCTTTAGCAGTAATAAAAAACTCCCGCTTTTTTAAACAGGAGTTTTTTATTATCTATTTTGGGGTCTGTTGTTATTTTTGTGCGTAAGGGCTGATTGCCTGTGCAAGCTGGTCCGGACAGGATGTCTCTTTATTGCCGCAACGAATTCCAGACAATTTTTCAACAATCTCTTCAACCGGCATTCCTTCAACCAGTTTACCTATTCCTTTCAGGTTACCGTCACATCCTCCGGTAAAAGAAACGTCGTGGAGTTTTCCACTTTCAACTCTGAATCTGATAAGTTTTGAACAGACTCCCTGTGGAACAAAAATATCGGAGTCGTCAGCATCTGGGCGTGATGATTGATCTAGTTTTATTTCGTTAAGATTCATTATTATTTTTCTCTCAGTAGTTAATATTGAATTCAGCCGGTCCGGGCTGAAAGATTTAATGGCCGGAAGCATAAAATATAGGCATGGATTCCACACTGTCAATATGGAGAGCTTGAACTTCAATTTTAGGGATTTTTTCTGAGGCACGAAAACGGGCCTCCTGTTTGGGTGCAGGAGGCCCTATTTAAGAGCTTAAAGAACATCATGAAAACGGACAGAAGAGGCATTCGCCGTAAGTAAGCGATTCATCCATTTATCTCGGTGTTCAGGGGTCTGAAGATGTTCTTTACCTGCTCTCAAAATGTAATATATTTCAACATCGACATTGCTTAAATTCCCGATTTCAGGACATCCGGCAGATTTAAATCTGACTATTTTCTGACTGGGATAATCAGAGCAATGCACTGAATTTTGTAGAAGATCAGAGTAGATGATCAACTTTCTTGATGGAATATTTGATGAGAATTTATGCCATGAAAGTATATTGTTTATAGTTTCAATTATCGGAGAACTCGGGCTTTTAATACGGCCCAGAGTACTGTTGCTGGAAGTCTGCATAAGCGGGTCCAGAAATTCTTTGCGAAAGATTTCTCTTTTGTTTGCTGTCAGAATAGACATCCAGCCTCTCCTGTTTTTTTATCCTATAATTTATAAAAAATGTTTTCAACTATAAATAACAATAAATCTATTCTATTTGAAATGATTAAAAGATTTTATGACAGCAGTTATTAGTTTTAGGACTTTGAAGGTCTAGCTTCTAAAAAAATATTTTTATAGAATAATCTATTAAAATTGGTTTTTATTCGGTATTTTTGGGGGCGTCGATGGTTATATGCGGTAGAATATTGAAAACGCTCCCAGCCTTATTTAAGGATGGGAGCGTTTTCAATCCGGACATTTGGGACAGGTTTGGCGTATTGCCGCCAGATTTGATAGTTGCTTATTGGGTCATATAGTCATCCGGTAGTGGTGTTTTCTTTTAGCATTCATCCGCTGCACATCATTACACGGCGGTTACAATATGATTACTAAACTGAGATATTCTGCATTTTGTTCTCCACAAAAAGGAAGCTTGCCAAATTTTTGATTTTACTTGAAAGGTATAAAAGGTGTAATGTTTAATCATAAGTGAAATTTGAAACTCCATAATCAGGGTAAAAAAGCCCTTACAGGTAGTATGTGCAATTATGAAGTTATTAATCTGCGGAGCTGGGAGTATCGCCCGGGAACTGTTGAAGCAGCTTGGTGATGACTGGGAAGTTACTTTGGTGGACAAATCTTCTGAGGAGCTTGAAAAAACGGCATCCATATTTCCGGATATCGTAAATACTCATGTCGAAGACGCATCCAGTGCAGCCGTTATGGAAAAGCTTGATGCCGGTAACTATGATTATGTTCTGGCTCTTACCGCTGACGATAAAGTTAACTCGGTTATTGCTGAACTCGCCGGAAAGTACGGAGTCAATCACATCTCAGCTTTTATAAAAGATGCTGAAATTGCTGCGGCTCTCAGACATGAAGGCACTCATGTCATTAGAATGAGCAGTCTGGCTGCCGGGCAGCTTTATCATTATCTGCAGGACCCCAGAATGAGAGTTACACCTCTTGGTCTCGGGCCTGCCAATGTAATGGAAGTAAAAGTCTCAGATCATCCTTCCGTTTCGGGCAAGAGGGCAGGATTTTTAAGACGCAGGGGAGCGCGCCTTGCAGCGATATTTCGTGGAGAGAAACTCATTTTTCCAAAAACAGATACGGTGATCAGTGATGAAGACCGACTGGTAATAATTGGTGATACTTCAATTTTTCAGACTGTATGCGGAATACTTGAATGTGGACTTCCCCGTTTTCCTCTTGCATACGGTTCAGGTATTCTTGTTGCCCTGCGTGATTCAGAAAAACGGGAGGGCGTTGCCCCGGAAGCGACAGAGGCTTTATATCTGGCCCAGAATATTCATATCAAGCATGTAACTCTCTTAAACGCTGAACCTGAAGACAGATATGTGGAGCATATAGCCACATGGCCTGATAATTTGAATGTGGCCATGGAATCTGCTGAAGGGACAATTCCTGAGATAATAAGATCTGAATGCCGGCGTGGAAGTTATGGAATGGTGGTTACAAAAGTTTTTGAGAAAAAACTTTTGAAAAGCTTCGGCAGACCAGATTATGTCAGGCTTTCCAATGAAATTGATCGTCCTCTGCTTATTTCAAGGGGAACAGTTCCCTATGAAAAATTTCTGGTTCCTTTCAATGGTTCGGCTATGGCTGAGCTTGCTGTAGAAACGGCAGTTGATATCAGTAAACAAATGGGAGGTGAGATTACTATCGCCATCGTTGAACAACCTGATTTTATAACCGGTGATGGTACCAGCGAGTGGAAGGACAGGGTGCTGGCAAGAGTCAATGAACTCAGCCATGTTCATAAAGTAAGGTTTGATGTTGTCATCGGCAAAGGGAATCCTGTCAAAGAGATTGCCGCAATGAGTTCTGATTTCGGGCTTATGATTGTCGGCAGTAATAACCGCGACCGGGGACTTCTTTCTCCAAATGTCGGTGAAAATATTGCTGCATCGGCTGAATGTTCAGTCCTGCTGATGGCGTTTTAGATATGACAGTTAGCGCAGAAACCGGACTCTTCATCATCGCAATGGCTGCAGCTCTGCTGCCCGGAATAAGCCGTAGGATAGGCTTGCCGTCATCTGTCGGGGAAATTCTCTTCGGAGTAGTTATCGGCCGCAGTTTTCTTGGATTGGAAATGGAGGGCGACTGGCTTCCGTTTCTGGCCCATCTGGGTTTTCTCGTCCTTATGTTTCAGGCTGGAATGGAGATTGATTTCAAGCTGCTGAAAGGTCAGGGGCGCAAAGCCATGGGCTTTCATGGCATGCTGTTCGGGTTGACTATTATTATAGCGTGGTTGTGTGCGGTCTTTCTCTCTCAAAGTGTTTTTATCGCTCTGGTGCTTTCCACAACCTCACTTGGTCTGGTCATGCCGATATTGAAAGAGTCCGGAATTCAAAGCTCCGACTTTGGACAAAGAGTTCTCATCGCAGCGACAATTGCTGATTTTATCACGCTTCTGGGAATCACTTTTTATGTACTATGGATGCAGAAAGGAGTTGGAATTGATCTGCTGATTCCTCTGCCCCTTTTTGTGGCTTTTGCTGTTCTGCTATGGTCTGCCAGATTGTGGGCGTGGTGGAATCCTGAAAAAGCAGAAAAGCTTCTGCTCACTGAAACCCTTCAGGAACAGGGTGTCAGGGTTTCACTTGCTTTGCTGTTTCTCTTTATCTGTCTTTCAGAAATAGTGCATCTTGAGCCGGTTCTCGGGGCTTTTATGGGCGGGTGCATCCTGTCATTTGTTTTGCGTAAAAAGGAAAATCTTGAATCAAAAATTTCAGTCATCGGTTTTGGCTTTCTGATTCCAATGTTTTTTATAAACGTTGGAATGGGATTTGAAATTCAGAATATTCTGACTCCGGAAAGAATATTTTTTACGATGCAACTTTTTGCAGCTTCGTTGCTGGTAAAGTTTGTTC
Coding sequences within:
- a CDS encoding TIGR03905 family TSCPD domain-containing protein: MNLNEIKLDQSSRPDADDSDIFVPQGVCSKLIRFRVESGKLHDVSFTGGCDGNLKGIGKLVEGMPVEEIVEKLSGIRCGNKETSCPDQLAQAISPYAQK
- a CDS encoding NAD-binding protein produces the protein MKLLICGAGSIARELLKQLGDDWEVTLVDKSSEELEKTASIFPDIVNTHVEDASSAAVMEKLDAGNYDYVLALTADDKVNSVIAELAGKYGVNHISAFIKDAEIAAALRHEGTHVIRMSSLAAGQLYHYLQDPRMRVTPLGLGPANVMEVKVSDHPSVSGKRAGFLRRRGARLAAIFRGEKLIFPKTDTVISDEDRLVIIGDTSIFQTVCGILECGLPRFPLAYGSGILVALRDSEKREGVAPEATEALYLAQNIHIKHVTLLNAEPEDRYVEHIATWPDNLNVAMESAEGTIPEIIRSECRRGSYGMVVTKVFEKKLLKSFGRPDYVRLSNEIDRPLLISRGTVPYEKFLVPFNGSAMAELAVETAVDISKQMGGEITIAIVEQPDFITGDGTSEWKDRVLARVNELSHVHKVRFDVVIGKGNPVKEIAAMSSDFGLMIVGSNNRDRGLLSPNVGENIAASAECSVLLMAF
- a CDS encoding cation:proton antiporter gives rise to the protein MTVSAETGLFIIAMAAALLPGISRRIGLPSSVGEILFGVVIGRSFLGLEMEGDWLPFLAHLGFLVLMFQAGMEIDFKLLKGQGRKAMGFHGMLFGLTIIIAWLCAVFLSQSVFIALVLSTTSLGLVMPILKESGIQSSDFGQRVLIAATIADFITLLGITFYVLWMQKGVGIDLLIPLPLFVAFAVLLWSARLWAWWNPEKAEKLLLTETLQEQGVRVSLALLFLFICLSEIVHLEPVLGAFMGGCILSFVLRKKENLESKISVIGFGFLIPMFFINVGMGFEIQNILTPERIFFTMQLFAASLLVKFVPCLIFPLWGMKLSEGLRAGALLSSRLSLIIAAAAVGLQEGYINIQTKDSIILLALVTCITGPVLFNKFSKLSRRSV